One region of Dehalococcoidia bacterium genomic DNA includes:
- a CDS encoding metal-dependent transcriptional regulator, producing MPRSRVHRGDHGAPLGQAAEDYLKAVYHLQASGQEATTSALAGLLEISDASVTSMSKRLAQLGLVVHTRYHGVELTPAGRKIALEIIRHHRLLELYLAEVLGYSWDAVHAEADRLEHVISEEFEERIDVLLGRPTVDPHGDPIPTKDLELVEPALIPLSRLEPGQPAVIQRVSDRDPALLRYLASLGMFPSVPIVVRERAPFGGPIHVQLGDSEHAVGPELASHVFVRVLDEEPAPPAGP from the coding sequence GTGCCACGCTCGCGCGTCCATCGCGGCGACCACGGAGCGCCACTCGGCCAAGCTGCCGAGGACTATCTCAAGGCGGTCTACCACTTGCAGGCGAGCGGTCAGGAGGCGACAACGTCAGCGCTTGCCGGTCTCCTCGAAATCAGCGATGCCTCGGTGACGAGTATGAGCAAGCGCTTGGCGCAGCTTGGTCTTGTCGTCCATACGCGCTATCACGGCGTGGAGCTGACCCCTGCTGGCCGTAAGATTGCCCTCGAGATCATTCGCCACCACCGGCTGCTTGAGCTCTACCTTGCTGAAGTGCTCGGCTACTCCTGGGACGCGGTGCACGCCGAGGCAGACCGGCTGGAGCATGTCATCTCGGAAGAGTTCGAAGAGCGGATCGACGTTCTCCTTGGCCGGCCGACCGTCGACCCGCATGGCGACCCCATCCCGACAAAAGATTTGGAATTGGTCGAACCGGCATTGATCCCGCTTTCGCGGCTCGAACCCGGTCAGCCAGCCGTCATCCAGCGCGTGAGCGACCGTGACCCTGCGCTCCTGCGCTACCTTGCGTCTCTCGGGATGTTTCCCAGCGTGCCGATCGTTGTGCGCGAGCGCGCTCCCTTCGGAGGGCCTATCCACGTGCAGCTTGGCGACAGCGAGCACGCGGTCGGTCCCGAACTCGCTTCCCACGTGTTTGTCCGCGTCCTCGACGAGGAGCCGGCGCCCCCTGCCGGCCCGTAG
- a CDS encoding peroxiredoxin family protein, translating into MRGLVELQKEIAVAYTSLVVMSTDPPEVSAAFRAGLGAQFPFLCDYERKVQRLLDLQETTDPRHDPIIPYSFTLYPDLTIHKIYNGYWFWGRPTLEELRQDFREISRAIRPDWDLQNIRR; encoded by the coding sequence CTGCGGGGGCTCGTTGAGCTCCAGAAGGAAATCGCGGTCGCCTATACCTCCCTCGTCGTGATGAGCACCGACCCTCCCGAAGTCAGCGCTGCCTTTCGCGCCGGCCTCGGCGCGCAGTTCCCCTTCCTGTGCGACTACGAGCGGAAGGTGCAGCGCCTGCTCGACCTCCAAGAGACGACCGACCCGCGCCACGATCCGATCATCCCCTACAGCTTCACGCTCTACCCCGACCTGACAATCCACAAGATCTACAACGGCTATTGGTTCTGGGGCCGGCCGACCCTCGAAGAATTGCGCCAAGACTTTCGCGAGATCAGCCGCGCCATCCGTCCGGATTGGGACCTCCAGAACATTCGCCGCTAG
- a CDS encoding cation:proton antiporter produces MDPSSLLVNLALALAVAIVGAASALRLRQSVILGYLLAGVAIGPFTPGVVGDIQTVEALANIGIILLMFTIGIQLSLRDLVRAGRVAIGGGTLQVLAMIGLGAAVGHLLGWQPIESLFFGAVLSNSSSTVLSKVLDERGAGGAPEGRLALAWSTVQDLSTIVLVVVLSALAAGRDNPLEEVGLALAQAAIFLVLVLPVGSWVLPRLFLRIAALGSREVFVLSVAAVALGVAWLASLFGLSLALGAFVAGVVVAESDLSSQILGEAMPLRDLFAGLFFVSIGMLVDPLFAWNNLALVLLTAALIVIAKGALSAALAWALRVPLIVAVPTGALLAQSAEFSFLLARLGSELGAVSSLVFNVMLAGSVISIVLAAPVYEVAKPLARWAQRRLPPSPLATLPPSDDAPRRGHVVICGFGQVGSAIAAVLERRGLRWIAIDLDQRVVERGRERGGAILLGDAALPVVLDQTGLKGARALVIAVPDTLTTRRIVDYARQINPHLTLVARAPSREERDYLVARGVTVAVVGELEAAAEMARFTLQRFGISAQEARLIARRVSGAADED; encoded by the coding sequence GTGGACCCCTCATCCCTGCTGGTCAATCTTGCGCTGGCGCTCGCCGTCGCCATCGTTGGTGCGGCGAGCGCCCTTCGCCTGCGGCAATCAGTCATCCTCGGCTATCTGCTGGCCGGGGTTGCGATCGGGCCGTTCACTCCTGGCGTCGTCGGCGACATCCAGACGGTCGAAGCACTCGCCAACATCGGCATCATCCTCCTTATGTTCACGATCGGCATCCAGCTCTCCTTGCGCGATCTCGTGCGCGCCGGGCGCGTGGCGATCGGCGGCGGCACGCTCCAAGTGCTGGCGATGATCGGCCTCGGCGCCGCGGTCGGCCACCTGCTCGGCTGGCAGCCGATCGAAAGCCTGTTCTTCGGCGCCGTCCTCTCCAACTCCTCCAGCACCGTGCTCAGCAAAGTGCTCGACGAGCGCGGCGCGGGCGGCGCGCCGGAAGGCCGGCTTGCGCTCGCCTGGTCGACCGTGCAGGACCTCAGCACGATCGTCCTCGTCGTCGTCCTGAGCGCGCTCGCAGCCGGACGCGACAATCCGCTCGAAGAAGTGGGGCTCGCGCTCGCTCAAGCAGCGATCTTTTTGGTCCTCGTCTTGCCCGTCGGGTCGTGGGTGCTGCCGCGTCTGTTCCTGCGGATCGCCGCGCTTGGCAGCCGCGAGGTATTCGTGCTCTCGGTCGCGGCCGTCGCGCTGGGCGTCGCCTGGCTCGCCTCGCTGTTCGGGCTTTCGCTCGCGCTGGGGGCCTTCGTCGCCGGCGTCGTCGTCGCCGAGTCCGATTTGTCCTCCCAGATCCTCGGCGAAGCGATGCCGCTGCGCGACCTGTTCGCCGGTCTCTTCTTCGTCTCGATCGGGATGCTCGTCGACCCCCTTTTCGCTTGGAACAATCTCGCGCTCGTCCTACTTACCGCCGCGCTGATCGTCATCGCCAAGGGCGCGCTCTCCGCCGCGCTCGCCTGGGCGCTGCGCGTCCCCCTCATCGTCGCCGTTCCAACGGGGGCGCTGCTCGCCCAGTCCGCCGAGTTCTCCTTTCTGCTGGCGCGGCTCGGCAGCGAGTTGGGCGCCGTTTCCAGCCTCGTTTTCAACGTCATGCTGGCAGGGTCGGTCATCAGCATCGTGCTCGCAGCACCAGTCTACGAGGTCGCCAAGCCCCTCGCGCGCTGGGCCCAGCGCCGGCTGCCACCCTCTCCCCTCGCCACGCTCCCCCCGAGCGACGACGCGCCGCGGCGAGGCCACGTTGTCATTTGCGGCTTTGGCCAAGTCGGCAGCGCGATCGCGGCGGTGCTGGAGCGGCGCGGGCTGCGCTGGATCGCCATCGATCTCGACCAGCGCGTCGTCGAGCGGGGACGCGAGCGCGGCGGCGCAATCCTCCTCGGCGATGCCGCTCTGCCGGTCGTGCTCGACCAGACCGGCCTGAAAGGAGCGCGAGCGCTTGTGATTGCCGTCCCCGACACTCTCACCACGCGACGGATTGTCGACTACGCTCGCCAGATCAACCCCCACCTCACTCTCGTGGCGCGCGCTCCCAGCCGCGAGGAGCGCGACTACCTCGTCGCGCGCGGGGTCACGGTCGCCGTCGTCGGCGAACTGGAAGCGGCCGCGGAGATGGCGCGCTTCACCCTCCAGCGCTTCGGCATCAGCGCGCAGGAAGCGCGCCTGATCGCCCGCCGGGTGAGCGGCGCGGCGGACGAGGACTGA